CTAGTCTTCGTCCGGTTTGATGGCTGACTgtatggcatggcatggtgccatgtgTTGGTTTGGTGGTGGGCACGGCATGATGCTGTGTGTGGCCTGCTGATGGTGGCATGGCAAGGTGCCAAACCTAGGCTTGATGGTGGGCACAGGGTGGTGTCGTGCTGTTGTTGTGAGGCCCAGTCAAGTGGCTTGGGCGGTGGtcctgcatggcccaggctagTGGCTTGGGTAAtgggcatgcatggcccaagtTGTTGGTTTGGGCGCTGGGATtgcaaggcatgggctagagCCTTGCGCTAGATGACATGCCACTTGCCTTGCCTACAAGGCATGAGTTGGAGCTGTGCACTGGATAACCTGGCTAAGTGGTGCTGGGGCGCGCATGCACAAGGAAATGCGCAAGCATGCATGCAAGGATTGCTTGCGGCCAGTAACTTCCATGGGCGCCTGCTGCCTATCTGGGCAtgagccaaggcatgcatgcaGGCTAGCCATATAACTGTCCTGACCCTCCAAGAGCTGTGTCGAGGTGTGGCCCCGGGCAATCCTCCCAAGGGTTGTGACACCACCACCGTGAGTTCCTCTCTCCCCATCTCAGCTTTTCTCTCTCCATCTCTTCTTCCGACAGCTTGCCCCTCtccgcatctctctctctctggcgccctctttctctctctggcAGCCCCTCTCTTCTCTCCTCTGTGTTACGCACCTCGCAAGTTACCAAGCGCCGCCTCCTCCCGCTCATGGTCTAATGCATCACACCAATAACTACTCTGcctgtccctctctctctctctctctctctctctctctctctctctctctctctctctctctctctctctctctctctctctctctctctgtaactcCTCAGTCTCTCCCTCCTACAGATGCTCTCTCTTTAGGTTTTAGACCGCAACCGACAGCAGTCACCGAAGCCAACGTGCGCCTCTCCCGGCCAAGTAAGGCTATAATCGAGCTAAGTCGAGCCGATTTTTGGCTTGCCGAGCTCGACTCAACTCAAAATACTTGAGCCCGAactcgagattttttttaattatttgttcgagCTCGACTTGATAACTTAAATTCTCAACTCGAGctcgtcccacaaacgagttcaAGTTGAGTCGAgcgtgaatttttttttttggaataagatttaataattaataaattaaatgaataaaaaaaagtaatattgaatttatacaactaacaagtagaagttctattaaattataaaatttataaatattatacatatgaagtatattcactatatagacataagtaattagaatacatattatatatttaattataaaagtagtatgcttatattattaactaatacatatatacatgctcTATCCACAACAGTCTATAGATCATGCTCTATCCATGCTTAAGGAGTCTCGAGAAGCCCAAGTCAGTAGCAAACAGAACATGGTAAGGGACATGAAATGGAAACCCCCCTACAGGTGTCCTAAAAATCAATACGGATGAAGCTTTGTTTCAAGGATGCTGCAGTACGGGTGTGGGAGTTATCTTGAGGGATGAGAAGGGTAAAGTTATACTGGCTGCGTGTCACAAAGAACCAGAGTTCTCTGATCCTATGGAAGTGGAGCTTCTTGCCATTTTGAGGGGTCTACAGATATGTGTCCCGTTGGGTATCAATAATCTGATTGTGGAAACTGATTCATTGCTCAGTATTAGGGCCTTAACAACAGAAGGGGAGTCAATGTCTCCACATGGCAACCTGATCTACTCCATCCTTGGCCTTTCAAAACAGCTACCCAAAGTGATTTTCCAACATGTTGGCAGAGAACACAATGCAGCAGCTAATGGTTTAGCAAAACTAGCAAGATTTGTAGAGGATTCAACAATTTGGTGGGAATCAACTCCCGAGTGTATTTCCCAAATTGTTTGGCATGAGGCCAGCTTGTAATTCTCTTGATGACTCTTTTAATGAATGTGAgttgttatataaaaaaaaaaatacatatatacatgcatacatgtatgtatatatttatcaatatataaatgagttttaatcgagtcgagctaacgagtcgacttGAGCATAAACGAGCTTTAGTCGAGTCAAGTCGAGTTTTGTtgggtatgtgtcatttacaaatcgagcgggTATCTATTTTCAcgaacgagttttttttttttttttttcacgagtcgagttcgattcgagtttaattGAACAAGTACCGAACAGGCTATCGAGCAGATTAGTTCATTTACAACCTTACGGCCAAGTTATGGGTATATCCTCTTAAAGCTGATCTCTTGAAATGATACCCATTTGTGAGAGATATTTTGGATACAGCTTACaagttatgaattttttaaagtgTAACTACTTCCCTGATCATAGAATGTGTCTCAATGAACAAGATTTATATTACCATATCTGGAGAGCTAATACATAAATGTTCTTTATCTTGGGGTAGAAGGCCGATACAAGAGGAAACTGTTTTGCTTTGACAATTATCTCGTTTGAAAAACGATTAATGTGTGCCGTTTCTTCCAGAAGCTTTCAGCTTTATTCTCTCTCAAAATCCTCTACTAGACTTCAGTGCCGTTTCATTTATGTTCGTCGCTTCAAAACCCAGATCACATTTTCCAAGACCGATTACCCGAAACTCACTGACAATGACTCACAACTGCTCCATTTCCTTTCCGAACATAGTCTTCCGGATGCACGTAATATGCTTGAAGAATTGTCTGTTGGAGAGCGGCATGGCCGGATCCGTCTTTGGACTTCGTTTCTGTCGAAGTACTCGAAGAGTGGCTTTGTTGATGAAGCCCGGGCTCTCTTTGATATCATGCCCGAGAGGAATGTTGTTACTTATAATGCGATGTTGTCTGGGTACGTGCAGAGTGGAAGGTTGAGTGGGGCTTGGTCATTCTTTGGCGAGATGCCAGAAAGGAATGTTGTGTCGTGGACTTTAATGCTTTGTGGGTTGGCGGATGCAGGGAGGATAGATGATGCGAGGAGGTTATTTGAGGTGATGCCAGAAAGGAATATTGTGTCCTGGAATTCTATGTTGGCAGGCTTGATTAGGAACAAGGATTTGGAGGAAGCAAGTCTGCTTTTTCAACTAATGCCAGATAAGAACATAGTTTCTTGGAATGCCATGATTGCGGGGTATGTTGAGAATGGTAGAATAGAAGAAGCAAAAGCATTGTTTGATGAAATGGAAGAGAAGAATGTGGTCACTTGGACTAGCATGATGGCTGGTTACTGTAGGGTGGGTAATGTGGATGAGGGGTATAGTCTGTTTCAAAGAATGCCTGAGAGGAACATTGTCTCTTGGACAGCCATGATCAGTGCATTCACTCGGAATAGCTTATATATAGAAGCTTTGTCGCTTTTTCTTGAAATGAGAGGGGATTTTGAAGTAAAACCAAATGGAGAGACTTTCATTTCACTTGCCTATGCTTGTGCAGGTGTAGGTTTTGCTCGTCTTGGCATGCAATTGCATGCTCAACTGATTATTAAAAGTTGGGACCATGATGATTATGATGGCAGGCTATATAGGAGCCTCGTTTACATGTACTCTACTTTTGGTATGATGGACTTTGCACActctatttttatgaaaaacccAGATAAACGTTCTTATAATTCTATGATCCATGGCTATATTCGTACAGCGCAGCTGGAAAAGGCTCAACATTTGTTCGACTTGGTACCCATCCGAGATAAGATCTCATGGACTTCTATGATTAAGGGCTATTTTGATGTTGGCCAAGTATCGAAGGCCTGTCATCTGTTTCATAATATGCCTCAAAGAGATGCAGTTGCGTGGACTGCAATGATTTCAGGACTTGTTCAAAATGAGCTTTTCGCAGAAGCTACCTGCTTATTCTCAGAATTGCGAGTCCATTGTGTTTTACCTCTGAATTCTACATATTCTATTCTTCTTGGAGCAGCAGGTACACTGTCATATCTTGATCAGGGAAAGCAGTTGCATTGCATGCTGATAAAAACATTATATGAATTTGACTTGATTCTTGAGAATTCTTTGATCTCAATGTATGCAAAATGTGGGGAGATAGGTGATGCACACATAATATTCTCAAATATGACTTCTCGGGATTTAATTTCTTGGAATTCCATGATCATGGGGCTTTCACATCATGGGCTGGCAAATGAAGCCCTCAAGATCTTTGAAGACATGCTTAGATCTGGGGCCCACCCAAATTCTGTTACTTTCTTGGGTGTCCTATCAGCATGTAGCCATGCAGGGCTGGTCAGTCAAGGGTGGGAGTTATATAATGCCATGAGTGATGTTTATGCAATTCCAAAAGGTTTAGAGCATTATATTTGCATGATTAATCTTTTGGGCCGAGCTGGGAAACTAAAAGAAGCAGAGGAGCTAGTCCTTAGACTACCTCTTGAACCAGATCGTGCTGTTTGGGGTTCATTGCTTGGAGTATGTAGTTTTCATGAGACAACTACCGAGATTGCTAGACGTGCAGCCCAGCGACTCTTTGAGCTGGATCCTTTAAACGCAGCTGCCCATGTAGTGCTCTGTAACATATACAGAGCAAAGGGTTGGCATGTTGAGGGGACAATGATAAGAAAGAAGATGCAACTGGAGGGTGTCAAAAAGGTTCCTGGCTGCAGTTGGATTCTGCTGAAAGGGAAGGCTCATATTTTCCTGTCAGGAGATAAAATACCCCCACAAGTGGATGTGATGCTATCTGTCTTACATGGGACAGCAAGTGATCATAAGAAAGTGGGTGAAACATATGAAGTGTGGGGAAGTTTGACCCATCATCGCTAAGGACACACTCAAACTTATGACCTTCAATCTCAGTAATCAACTTGTCAGAACATCTGTTTGTCAACATGTTCATTCTCTTTGAGAATACAGCCTTTCCTTTCCCGTGTCCTATGAAATAGCTAATATGTGAGTTTTCTTATTTGTCATGCATATAAACATCTTATGATAATCTTTCCTGTACTTTGTATGTTCTGAGCAGGCACCACTCTGTTCTTCCcaatacaaatttcatatattgaTTGATAGTGAATAGAATGTGAACTAAGATCAGTTGTGAAATCACAACTAGATATTTTAAACATGTGTGAAAACTGTTCTGGATCATGGGGAGACTGGTGGCTGAACTCCATTTTCAAACTGTACCAAGAGCATCCAAATTTTTTGCTGCTTCTCCCTTCCAGGTTTTGGAATGTTACCCTTGCAAATGCACCAGATTATAGCAACTTGGGAAGATTTATGCACTGCTTTGAGTTTTGGTAGGCTCAACTTTGGACTTGGGAGCATGTTTGAGAAGTGAAGGTAGACAGAGGAGCAGCGACTAGTTGGGAAAAAAAGTTAAGAGAATGGTGTAAATACATTTGGTGGCGAAGGTGTGGTTAGGGACAATGTAGGCCATAGTGCGTTTGAGACACGAAGGTAGGGAGAGGACTAGTGAAGAGTTGTAAAGAGGGAGTTGGAAGATAAAGCACAGTAATGGAGAGTAGAAGACGGTTGGTTACGAAGGGGGTGGGGATGATGTGGGCCATTTCAAAACTTAGAGGCCAAGAAACTGTTTCTTGGAGCTTTTTGTATgagaggaaggaagaaagaaagtttAGAAATGTAAAATTCCATACTGAGTGATGagtgtaggtggtgtatgggatcctaCATTGCTTTGGAAAATTTGTGATGCCCAAGCCACATTTGGTCCATACTCCAAATTCCAAAAGGACTGGTCAAAGGTACAATTGGAGCCttattggaatcattataaaaagcaagaatTTATCCctccaagcaatgtgagatcccatTCATAATCGTGACACTCATTAGTCAGTGTGGGGGGATCACAAGAAAGAATATCATTTCTTCTTTCTGGGTACTTACCGTGTAGaaagaatattttttgtttaaatgagtCTACCTAACATTAATGCTTAATAAATCAATTGATCGATCCATCCCAAAATCTATGGCCCAACCTATTTTTACAAGCAGGACCATATCAGAAAAATTCATTGGGAAATAAATCTATCCCTTACCATGTTGTGATTTGAAACTAACCTTCcttagaaataaattaatggGGATTCTCCACCTTTGTGGTCCCCGATAGGCATTATAATCAAATGGTTAATCTTGTTTGTATAGGTAGGTTAAACTCCTTCACAATCGTCATAGCCTAAGGTCCAAACTGTTCATGCCCATGCCAATGGACCCTCCTAGAAACAGCTCTCCttatttgaagtttttggaTAAGTGAAACAGCTCTCCTTTATTTACTAGAAAGAGAAATTGGAAGGAAGTAATTTCCAATTTGGGCAGCATATTTCTGAGAGACTACTTGTGAAAGACCCTAACGCACAATAGCCTTGAGAAAGGGCAGATGTATAGAACCTTCAACAAGGTAGTGCTTTTGCAACTCTTTCAAAATGGAATCTATTCCAAACATATATGCCATGGTTTCTTACTTTGACAGGGTACAAATATCTGAATCAGATATTTGTAGATACCTTCTCAGACCTATTGCCgataatatatttatgtatggaTAGGTAGATGTTGTgtgtataaattaataaattgcatgggaaagaaatgaaaaaaattctaGGTGAAGTTgtaataagtaaaattaaattaaatgtgtTTGTGGAGTTGTGTCaattatcaatgtttttttggtttattgtaTTCTGTCAATCAAGATTCATCACTTCTTGAAGAGTCTGAATTTATGGCATAGAAGTGTGTGAATGCAAATGGACACAATTTGATATTTATATTGACCGGTTTCTGTCTGATATCTTTCGTATTAGACTGGGAAGTTGTGATATGTAGTCAAGCTGCTGATATTGGCAATTGAAGCTGTTAATAGATTCTGCTGCTTCTATGTTGGTAATTCTAATGGGtttaaaatccttttttttaGTTGGTTGAAAATCAAATGCAGTAATATTGTCTTTCCTTCACGTTCAAGGCCATTGATATTGAATGATGGTGGCGGCTTCAACTTCAGGGTCCAAGTCACTTATAGAATATCTGAAGAGATATGAGAGCAATGATgaggaaggaaaggaaaagaaaaaaaggatgaaGAATGTGGTCCAAAGTAAACCAGATGTAAAAGGTGTTTTAGTCGTGGATGAAGATCCAGTTTGTCACAAACCAGTTAATCTTGAAGAGGAAAACAATGATGATTCAGCTGGTAAAAGCCATTACATTTTGGCTTCTTGTATATGGTGTTCCATATCTAGTTGAGTTTGTTATTATggtaataagaaaattttctgCCGTTTGATGTAGTTGAAGAGAAGCCACAAGTTGATGAGGACATTGAGGTTAAGCAGATGAAGAGGCTCAAACAACTGAAGGCTATGCGGCCATATAATGCCATATCAGAGGATGGAAGTGGttgggtttctctctctcccaaagCTGCTAATTCTAATGACCCAAACCCTGATATGTCACCACCAGGTAAGCCGGCAATCCTGAATGACACACCTTCACCGGAACATGAACTGAAGCCAGCAGATTTTGGCAGAGGTAGCGCTGATTTGTCACCTTCAGGACAGCAGCTGAAGCACCAACAGAACGATACAACATCTGACTTTCCTGACATTTCTCCTCCTAGACAGAGGAGTCATGGTTCTTTGTGCCAAGATGACTTCCAGGCTTCTCCAGGGTCAGAAGCCCCAAGGAAAACCAGGGAGGATTTTCGGATTACTAGGTCATCTGATCTTTCCCCTCCATGTAAACGTTCAACTGAAACCAATGCTTTGTGTGCATCTTTGCTTCAGGATCTTTCTCCACCGAGAAAAAGCCGAAAGGAAGCTGCTGTGAATGAGCAACATAAAACGGGTCTGCTTACTGGCAAAGAGATCAGTGAAGAGATTGCTAGAACTAAGAAGACTGATTGGTTGAGGTAAAACTGACACTTCCGGATTATATTATTCCGCCCGGTCCTTTTAAGTTTATGTTCAGTGAATATAAGTTGTTTATTGTGTCTGATATTCATGCCTCTCTGTAGGTTTAAAGAGATGGATCCATCTATAAGTGGTCAAGGTGCAGAACCTGTATAAGTGGTCAAGGTGCAGGAGAAAGTATATTGAAGGAAGACTTTTTGAAGTCAAGGCAGAAAGTAAAAGTAGAAGAGAAGCCCAAGGTACTTTGGAATAGAACCTTAAACCTGTCATGTGTGAGGAGCGGTATAGTGAGTTTATAAAATTCTTGTGAGTATTTTATACCTCAAACCTGTCTTGTGTACTTGGCTTCtcctatttttaataaaattcctatttaccgatcaaaaaagataaaaatgtgTGAGGAGTGGTATAGTGAGTATTGTGCGTCATGTTTGACCAGTGAATAATGTCTTGATCCAGATTCTGCTggaagttttagtaattgaccattaatttgataataataattattatttatggcaaccatcatcatcatcgtaATGGTCAACATTCATTAATTTTGCTAGTTTTATGAGGTTCgcgaaatttttttcttttcttggattATCATTTCCCCCTTCTCTTCTTGCTCTGTTTTCTTCTTGGTGTGGGAGATATGTAGAATATCCGTGCAAACTGCTAATTAATAAAGatcttcttacttataaaaagaaatgtagAATATCAGTGCAAGCTGCTGATGGCAAGAGACGTCTGATGATCATGTTGAGAGATTTACAGTTCTAGCGATCATTACGACATTATATCTGTCCCtcccttcttccttctttctgttttcttttgttggtaAATGTCAACTTTTACCCTTGAGCCCATGTTACTCAATTATGCTGACAAGTGCCACTGTGGCCCTTcagtatttttcatgtttcatcataaaagaaatttcCATTCTATTACAAGAATTACAATTCTCATGAATGAAGGAAATTGGTGTTTCTAACAGATATATTAGGATAAAGAGTGCATGTGCATATGCATAGgcgtttcttttttctttgttttttccccttttacATTTCCCAAATCTTGCAAGAACTTAATTGTGGAAGGGATAGATTCAGGTTGTACAAATTGCAGTCTGATGATGTTTGTGACTatgaaaaattttccttttcttgttcttttagtCTCTTATGAGGCTTTGGTGCTAATGTTACAGTAATTCTGCTAGTTGTCAAAGAGACTTGGTGGTTATCAATACAAATGACTATTATTAAGCTTGGCAGACACTCTGAAATTCTATTATGGAAGGTGTTAAACCATGAGATTGTAGAGGATGTAAAACTTGCGTATATAATATGTTAAGTTCATCATAGTTATGGGCTCGGGCatctttttagttttaatattgTAGCTTGAGTTTGAAgcttctttctttaaaaaataaatgctgTCCCTTTTCTTTAAGTTGAAGAGTAAATTTTCATTTCTTGTGCATTTTAACCAGGAGAAGAAGTTGGAATGGGGGAAGGGCTTGGCTCAAAAGCAGGAAGCTGAAGCTAAGCTGCAGGAATTGGAACTTGAGAAGGAAAAGCCATTTGCACAAACCAGGTAAATCAaagatattagattttttttttatggggaAAAAGACCAGATTTTAAGGTTTGCATCTTTGTGCTGacattttttatttgcatatttAGATGTTCTATTGTGTCACATACATCTGGGCTTCTTGTTTATATGATATTATACTAGGGGAAATATAGTTCACCACAATAATGGgtgtatttttttacaattgtaATAATGGGCTTGTTGTTGCTGGCCTGGTATAATTCTGTTCCTTTATTGTACCCAAGTAAATTTTTGCTTTATAATGGTATGATCAAATGTTGGGCTATCTTGATGATTTTGTGCTCAATATGATGGTGTAATCATGGTGTATTGTGGAAATACACATGTATGAAATTGGACATAATTAACTTTTGTAAGAAAAGAAatgttcttaaaaaaaaaaaaaaaaaaaaaatctctatgaAACATTAAGTATGCTTGACTACTTGGCTATCCATCTTCGGTTTAACTAAGGCACTACACAGTACTTTCAACTCTTCTTTTGTGTACACGTAGTGGCGTGTTGGAATTGATAGACTGATTCTCTGATGCAGGGATGATCCAGAACTAAACAACATGCTGAAGGAGAGATTAAGACGGGGTGATCCCATGGTGCATTTGGTGAAGGTAAGTTATTGACTGTCTTATTTTTTGCTTCCAAAATTATAGAATTGATTTCTTATTCAACATCTCTCTGACATAGTGCAGAAAAAGCATCCTGAAATGGTTCTCCCAAAACTAGGGGATAGTGAGAAGATGAAGGAATCAGGGTTTGTTGTTCCCCAGGACATTCCTGCCCACAGCTGGTTAAAAAGAGGATTAGATGCTGCACTAAATCGATATGGCATAAGACCAGGAAGACACTGGGATGGAGTTGACCGTAGTAATGGTTGGTTCACCTCTACCATTCTTGAGCCAGATATTTCTTATTTACCTTTCAGAGAAGCTATGGACCTTGCCTTGAGTATCTTCCAGTGTGCCATGATATGGCGATCCCAGTCATGTTGTTACCACAGGAAGATTCTTGTGCTTGGAAACCTAGAgccaaagaaaaaagacaagTATTTAGAGAATATGTTTAGTTATTAGAACTGATTAACTTCTGCTGTTTTGCATCTTACAGGATTTGAGAAGGGATTGTTTAAAAGGACGAATGAGAGACTAGCTACAGAAACAGAAGCATACCTGTGGTCTGTCTCTGACATGTGACTTGACAGCGTACGGAATGTGTAAGGAGATTCCAATGGGCTTTCTATGTGTTTGTGGAAAGGCAATGAGGCGCCCGATTCAAAGCAACTTTTAAAGAGTTAATTGGTTCTGGTGGTGAGTGGTTGGGCACCCTGAACTGCTAAACAACATTATGTTTGCATTGCCAGTGAAGTTTCTGTGGTTTTAGTCCAGGTAATATTTGTTGCCTGCTCTGTGGATTACACCACAATTTTATAAAGGTTGCAGGCTCGAAGGTTTTATGCTTTTGAGTAATGGCCTCTCTTATTGTGGGTCTGTTGCCAAGCAAGCATATATGGTTGGCTTTGACAGCAGTGACGTCCTCCCTTTTAGCTTTTCCTTCCATGGCATGTGATCTAATGATGTTTTGGAATGTAAAATGGTTGAAAACTGGAAGATGGTCACTTGACTGCTGCTAATTTGTTGCTGCTTGGTGACTGATGATTAGGAATTGCAATATAGCAGTTATACAATATGGGAAATTTTGCATGGAGTCTGATATATGTTCAGTTTAACGATTTCCTTGGGCCCAAATATTGTGTGCAtctcttttttaaagaaaaattctattaattatCCACACATCAcacataattattattttttttatttttttatttttttctcttaccaaatgtggtatatagatgataaatagaagatTTCAGTTAGTttaggaagaataaaataaaataaaattaaaaaaaataaaattgggatAATACAGAAATTGTCTATCTTAAACAAGAGATTTTTCACTATTTGGCATACCACTATCACAATCTTCGGTGGCTTCCAACATGGAGACAGCAAAACAAAGGGGAAAACACATAAACTGCACTTCTGGATCTCTGTTTAAGATTATTAATGcctattaatcaattaaaataaaaaaggcagGCAAAATTACCGCTTGGTGTTactgtttgaattttttattttattttttaatttttcttttttacttagtgattaaagaagtatttttttaataatattgtgttttttttaatatttaaaagtattaaaaaacacatataaaaataaaaagaaaaaaaaaatctaattataagtaACAGCAGCTGCTAACAGGAACTGGGAGTGCTGGGCTACACCCACCCAACTAGATATATTCAACGTATTTGAACGTACAATTAACATCATATAAttccaaaataaattctaataaacaaattaatagaatagaactcaacatatataattatatctaattaACTCTAACGGGTTGGCTCAAATGGTGAAGGACTTGGTCTCGAGGTCTTACTCATTTTAAGGTTTAAGATTTAACACTTTATAGGTACAAACAATCTTTTAAGACTACACTCTATGAAAAGTTTGCAATTTAACTAATTTTATGTAAGGAAACTTTTGAGGATAGGATACATAGGAATGGGGTTTACTCTGTAAGGGTGGATCATAAGGACCTGCCTTAGAGAGGTTTCccaacattaaaatatatatatatatatatatctaattgaTCCCTACTAAAATGTACCAAGTGCACTCACAATCAATTTACAGTGCAGAATCCAACATAAACAAATTAAGTTGATTTGGAAAACGAAAACAAAAACGAGaataaaagttgtaataatcTTCGATCGTGGGCTAATTAATTTAAGACTGATCATGATGAGTTTATtccacaaattaatataatatgcatATGCATCATCAATTTGGTTTATACAGCTTGAAGCGTACCACCAAACTGCCTTTGTCGCGCAAGCGTTCTGGTTCTCCCTGTTCTCCTGTTGTGGTGGTACTCACTTGTTTCTTCTACATCAGACAGCTTATTGCTGCCGCTAGACCCTTGAATATCTTTTCCTCCGCTGCTACTCTCTAGTACACCATTTTCTGGGCTCCCatgctttttctttctattaacCGCAACAAGAGCCAAGCAGAGTTGTTCTTCGTTGCCAACTTGAAAAATAACCATATCTGCAGTACCACATCCTCGTCAACCAACGTCTCGTCCAAGACATACATTGAGTTCGTTCTCCCCGAGGTTTTGCGCATGTCCCATTAATGTCTCAGAATGATCTTACTGAACATATTAGAAGGTTCAATGAATGGAACTTCTATTTCATTTTGCTGGTGAAGGTATTTTTTCTCTCCTAATTCTCTTAAGAAATCATCCATATTAATCTGTCCAAAAGGAATAGACAACCGAGTTTGGCCTCGTTTTACGTCAGTTTTGGTGAGTGCTTTTTGCATGGTCAACATAATCACTCCGGTTCCACCCATGGTATTGATACGATTCTTTAAATCCCCAAGCAACTCCGACAGCACGTTTGGAACGTTGGTCACAATATTCTTCCTTGGACTCTTCTTCTTCGACGATTTTCCTTCCTTGGCTTGGAAACGGATCTTTTGCTTCTTGTTCTTGGAATTGGCGTCTCCCAGCTCGCTTCTCTTGTTGGAGTATTCAAAGCTATACAGATGAATTACAATTAGAATCTCAGGAAGCCAAACAGAAGGCTTCGTCTGAATAATTCATCTATTAGTCAAAGCTGTTAGCTGGCAGTTAAGTTAGTTATTCTACAAGTGCAGATGTCAATAATTAATTTGTCATGTTAGTGTATAAATACAGGACCTTTGTATAGAGATATTATTCAGTTCAGTAAATAAGAAGTATCGATACAGTTTGCTTATCTCAAATCCTCTGTTTTTCTGATTATAcaattttacatggtatcagtaGAAAATGAATCATCTTCCGCATACTCTCTTGATCATTCTTGATCGTTCTTGATTTCTGTTCTGCTTCTATGGCAGATCACTCTAATAATTCTT
The genomic region above belongs to Carya illinoinensis cultivar Pawnee chromosome 4, C.illinoinensisPawnee_v1, whole genome shotgun sequence and contains:
- the LOC122306240 gene encoding BUD13 homolog yields the protein MVAASTSGSKSLIEYLKRYESNDEEGKEKKKRMKNVVQSKPDVKGVLVVDEDPVCHKPVNLEEENNDDSAVEEKPQVDEDIEVKQMKRLKQLKAMRPYNAISEDGSGWVSLSPKAANSNDPNPDMSPPGKPAILNDTPSPEHELKPADFGRGSADLSPSGQQLKHQQNDTTSDFPDISPPRQRSHGSLCQDDFQASPGSEAPRKTREDFRITRSSDLSPPCKRSTETNALCASLLQDLSPPRKSRKEAAVNEQHKTGLLTGKEISEEIARTKKTDWLRDGSIYKWSRCRTCISGQGAGESILKEDFLKSRQKVKVEEKPKEKKLEWGKGLAQKQEAEAKLQELELEKEKPFAQTRDDPELNNMLKERLRRGDPMVHLVKCRKSILKWFSQN
- the LOC122307403 gene encoding pentatricopeptide repeat-containing protein At1g32415, mitochondrial isoform X2; this encodes MCAVSSRSFQLYSLSKSSTRLQCRFIYVRRFKTQITFSKTDYPKLTDNDSQLLHFLSEHSLPDARNMLEELSVGERHGRIRLWTSFLSKYSKSGFVDEARALFDIMPERNVVTYNAMLSGYVQSGRLSGAWSFFGEMPERNVVSWTLMLCGLADAGRIDDARRLFEVMPERNIVSWNSMLAGLIRNKDLEEASLLFQLMPDKNIVSWNAMIAGYVENGRIEEAKALFDEMEEKNVVTWTSMMAGYCRVGNVDEGYSLFQRMPERNIVSWTAMISAFTRNSLYIEALSLFLEMRGDFEVKPNGETFISLAYACAGVGFARLGMQLHAQLIIKSWDHDDYDGRLYRSLVYMYSTFAQLEKAQHLFDLVPIRDKISWTSMIKGYFDVGQVSKACHLFHNMPQRDAVAWTAMISGLVQNELFAEATCLFSELRVHCVLPLNSTYSILLGAAGTLSYLDQGKQLHCMLIKTLYEFDLILENSLISMYAKCGEIGDAHIIFSNMTSRDLISWNSMIMGLSHHGLANEALKIFEDMLRSGAHPNSVTFLGVLSACSHAGLVSQGWELYNAMSDVYAIPKGLEHYICMINLLGRAGKLKEAEELVLRLPLEPDRAVWGSLLGVCSFHETTTEIARRAAQRLFELDPLNAAAHVVLCNIYRAKGWHVEGTMIRKKMQLEGVKKVPGCSWILLKGKAHIFLSGDKIPPQVDVMLSVLHGTASDHKKVGETYEVWGSLTHHR
- the LOC122307403 gene encoding pentatricopeptide repeat-containing protein At1g32415, mitochondrial isoform X1, giving the protein MCAVSSRSFQLYSLSKSSTRLQCRFIYVRRFKTQITFSKTDYPKLTDNDSQLLHFLSEHSLPDARNMLEELSVGERHGRIRLWTSFLSKYSKSGFVDEARALFDIMPERNVVTYNAMLSGYVQSGRLSGAWSFFGEMPERNVVSWTLMLCGLADAGRIDDARRLFEVMPERNIVSWNSMLAGLIRNKDLEEASLLFQLMPDKNIVSWNAMIAGYVENGRIEEAKALFDEMEEKNVVTWTSMMAGYCRVGNVDEGYSLFQRMPERNIVSWTAMISAFTRNSLYIEALSLFLEMRGDFEVKPNGETFISLAYACAGVGFARLGMQLHAQLIIKSWDHDDYDGRLYRSLVYMYSTFGMMDFAHSIFMKNPDKRSYNSMIHGYIRTAQLEKAQHLFDLVPIRDKISWTSMIKGYFDVGQVSKACHLFHNMPQRDAVAWTAMISGLVQNELFAEATCLFSELRVHCVLPLNSTYSILLGAAGTLSYLDQGKQLHCMLIKTLYEFDLILENSLISMYAKCGEIGDAHIIFSNMTSRDLISWNSMIMGLSHHGLANEALKIFEDMLRSGAHPNSVTFLGVLSACSHAGLVSQGWELYNAMSDVYAIPKGLEHYICMINLLGRAGKLKEAEELVLRLPLEPDRAVWGSLLGVCSFHETTTEIARRAAQRLFELDPLNAAAHVVLCNIYRAKGWHVEGTMIRKKMQLEGVKKVPGCSWILLKGKAHIFLSGDKIPPQVDVMLSVLHGTASDHKKVGETYEVWGSLTHHR